A segment of the Burkholderiales bacterium genome:
GGATCGCCCCGCGAAATCAGCAGCACGCGCCGCAAATATTCTTCCATCATGGGCCCGAGTATATAGCCGAGCAGCAGCGGCGCCGGCTCGCAGTCGAGCTTGACGAAAATGTAGCCGAGCAGCCCGAACAGCGCCATCAGGTAGATATCGAATTCGCGATTGTTCAGGCTGAATACGCCGATGGCCGTAAACACGAGAATCGCGGGAAAAAGCAGGTGGTACGGCACCGTGATGATTTTGACCCAGAGCCCGATCAGCGGCAGGTTCAAGACGATCAGGAACAGATTGCCGATCCACATCGAAACGATGATTCCCCAGAACAGCGCCGGCTGTTCCGTGACCACCGACGGCCCGGGTTGAATGCCCTGGATGATCATCGCGCCTATCATCAGCGCCATGACCGGATTCGACGGAATGCCGAGTGTCAGCATCGGGATAAACGAGGTCTGCGCGCCGGCGTTGTTGGCCGCTTCCGGTGCTGCCACGCCCTCGATCGCGCCTTTGCCGAACTGCGCCGAGTTTTTCGAAATCTTTTTTTCCAGCGAATAAGCGGCGAACGAGCCCATGATGGAGCCGCTGCCGGGCAGTATGCCGAGCGCTGAACCGATCGCGGTGCCGCGCAGGATCGGGCCAGCGATGCGTTTCAGATCCGCCTTGGTCGGCATCAGCCCGGTGATCGTTTTCACCGTCACCGCGCGCGTTTTTTCGTCCTCGAGATTGCGGATGATTTCAGCGATGCCGAATATACCCATCGCCACCACGACAAAGCTGATGCCGTCGGCAAGCTCCGGCAAATCGAAGGTATAACGCGCCATGCCGGAATTCACATCAGTGCCGACCAGGCCGAGCAGCAGCCCGAACACGACCATGCCGATGGCATGAAGCAAAGAACCGTGCGCGAGCACCACCGAGGCGACCAGGCCCAGCACGATCAGCGAAAAATACTCGGCCGGACCGAATTTGAGTCCAATCTCGGCCAGCGGCGGCGCAAAAACGGCCAGCAAAAAAGTAGCGACCGTGCCGGCGAAAAACGAACCGATCGCCGCGGTGGCGAGCGCCTTGCCGGCATTTCCCTGGCGCGCCATCTGGTAACCATCGATGGCGGTGACGACCGACGCCGCTTCGCCCGGCAGATTGACCAGAATCGCGGTGGTCGAGCCGCCGTATTGCGAACCGTAATAAATGCCGGCGAGCATGATCAAGGCGGAAACCGGCGGCAGCCCGAACGTGATCGGCAGCAGCATCGCGATCGTCGCCGTCGGACCTAGCCCGGGCAGCACGCCGATCAGCGTGCCGAGAAAGACGCCGATGAAGCAATACATCAGATTGGTCCAGGTCAGCGCCGCGTCGAGACCTATTCCGAGATTGCCGATTAGTTCCATTGTGTGGCTTTCCTCAGTCCATCATCAATTGCTGCTTATCCGCCGAACCAGGCGCCCAACACCGGCAGCGGAATGCCCAGGCCTTTCACAAATACCAGTACGCAGAACACGGTCAGTCCGACCGCGAGCGCCAGCGCCGACGGGAAACGGAATTTGATGCTGGCATAGGAGCTGATCAGCACCAAGAGCGGCAGCGCGATGGCCAATCCGGCATTGCGTACCAAAAAGCCGGTCAACAAGGTCGCGCCGAGCACCAGAGCCATTGCACGAAGCGCGAAAGTGCCGACCGGCTCGCCGCGCCGGATAAACGAGCGGAACAAAGAGACGATACCGATCAGGGTGAGCGCGCCCGCCAACACGCTGGGGAAATAACCGGGGCCCATCCTGAGGGCGGTGCCCATGCCGTAATCGCGGGCGAGAAAGATGGCGCTCAACCCGATGGCGATATAGATAAGCGCTGTCCAGAAATCCTTGGGATTGCGTATGAACGACGGCATGACCTTCTCCGTTGTCGGATCGTCGGCAGGCGCCCGGCAGCGAGCGTGCCGTGATCGCCTGCGGGGTCACTGCGCACTCAACCTGAGCCCTCAACCTTATGCAGCGGTTATGAGGTCGCCGCGGACGATCATGAAAAAGTGTTTGCCGCGCCGCGTGATTCGTCCGTGCGCTTCGTGAGGCAGACGCAAATTACCGCGCGCTCGATCAAGCGTCGATCAGTCGGCAAAAACGCCGGCGCTCTTGATGATGGGCGCCCACTTATCGATTTCGCTCTTCAGATGCGCGCGCAGCGCGTCCGGCGTCGCCAGCTTGGCCGGGACCGGTTCGGTGCCGAGTTCCGCGAAGCGTTCCTTGACGGCCTTATCCTTGAGCGCGACTTGCAACGCTTCGGTCAATTTGTCGATAACCGGTTTCGGCGTGCCTTTCGGCGCATACAGGCCATGCCAGACGCCGACCTGGAAATTGGGCAAACCGGCTTCAGCCGCAGTCGGCACATCCTGCAGCGAAGGAACGCGCTTCGCGGTTGTCACGGCGTACGCCTTGATCTTGCCGGCCTTGATTTGACTCGTCGTATTGGTGGTCTGGTCGCACATGAAATCGACTTGGCCGCCGAGCAGATCATTCATCGCCGGGCCGGTCCCTTTGTACGGCACCGTGGTGACATCCGTGTCGATCGCCGTCATGAACAACATGCCGCACAGGTGCGAAGCCGCGCCGAGGCCGGCATTGGCGTAAGTCACCTTGTCCTTGTTTGCCTTAACATAGGCGATCAGCTCTTTGAGGTTCTTGGCCGGAAAATCCTTTCGCGCCACCAGCGTCATCGGAACATCGGTCACGAGCCCGATCGGCGCGAAATCCTCGATCGCCTTGTAGGGCAGCTTGCGATACAGCGCGGGCGCCGTCGCCTGGCCGATATGATGCAGAAAAATCGTATAGCCATCGTTCGGCGCGCGCGCTACCCGGCCCGCGCCCAGCGTTCCGCCGGCGCCCGCGACGTTTTCCACGATGATCTGCTGCTTCAGATGAGAGCCCATCGCCTGCGCGACCAGGCGCGCGACCGTATCGGTCGGCCCGCCGGCCGAGAACGGCACCACCATGGTGATGACTTTCGTCGGGTACTGCTGGGCGTGCGCGAAGGTCGTCAGCACCGCAGCCAGCAACCCGAGCAGCAAGGAACGGATTTTCATGATGTCTCCTTCGGTTATCGTTAATCGATTATTGTCCGGCCATTGTATGTAATGGCCACGGTCAACACCATAGCGCGATGTGCATAGCTGAAATGCGATTGAAACTTCGCCAGGCTCGGAGCCTGCCCTCAATGCTCACCGTTTTTACCCCATCGGGAGCGACGGTTTACTCCCTCCCCACTTGCCGGGGAGGGCGGGATGGGCCAAACGGCGACAGGCCAAAATTCCTGGTCCGATCGCGCCGGCTCATTTCCGCGCCGCGTATAAAAATCCGGCTCCTCATGGTATAAAACCGGTTGGCTTCCCGACCAAACAAACAACCCACCGGCTGCACTATTGAATCGCGGTTTCTATATCATTCTCGCGGCGCAATTTTTTTCCGCCCTCGCCGACAACGCGCTCTTGTTCGCCGCTATCGCGCTGCTTGCCGGGTTGTCCGCGCCGCCGTGGCAAATCCCGGTTCTGCAGCAATTCTTCGTGTTTTCGTACATCGTGCTGGCGCCCTTCGTCGGCCCGTTTGCCGATGCATTGCCCAAAGGCCGCGTGATGTTCGTAGCCAACACGGTCAAGCTGGCCGGCTGCGGCGCAATGCTCGCCGGCCTGCATCCGCTTTATGCGTACGGCATAGTCGGGATCGGCGCCGCGATGTACTCGCCTGCCAAATACGGCATTCTGACCGAGTATCTTCCGGGCAACCGGCTGGTCTGGGCCAATGGCTGGATGGAAGGATTGACCGTCGCCGCGATCATTCTTGGCGCGATCGTCGGCGGCCTGTTGCTCGCGCCGGAATTTGCCGCCCAGGTGCTGGCGCTGCACACGCCGGACGCCGGCCGGGCCATCAAGTCGGCGCCTGAAATCGCCATCGCCGTCATTGTCGCGATCTATGTCATCGCGGCGATCTTCAATCTCTACATTCCGCGCGTAGCCCTCGACCACAAGCTGCCGAGCAAGCGCCTGACTTTCGTCCTGCACGATTTCTGGCACTGCTTCAAGCAGCTGTGGCGCGATCCGCTGGGCCAGGTTTCGCTCGCCGTGACGACCCTGTTCTGGGGCGCGGGCGCAACGTTGCGGCTCATCGTGCTGGCATGGGCGATGCTGGCGCTGAATTTCGATCTCGAACAAGCGACGCAACTGACCGCGGTGGTCGCAGTGGGGATCGCGATCGGCTCGATGATCGCCGCAAAATTCGTCAATCTGGAAAAAGCGGTGCGCGTGCTGCCGATCGGCATCGCCATGGGTGCGGTCGTGATCGCGATGGTGTTCGTGACCGATTGGCGCATCGCGATCTTGTTGCTGATGATCATAGGCGGCATCGCCGGTTTTTTCGTGGTGCCGATGAACGCGCTGCTCCAGCACCGCGGCCACTTGCTGATGGGGGCAGGCCACTCGATTGCCGTGCAAAACTTCAACGAGAATCTGAGTATCCTGCTGATGCTCGGCGCTTATGCGCTGATGATCAGGGCCGATCTGGCGATCTCCACCATCATGGTTTTGTTCGGACTGTTCATGAGTGCGGTGATGATGTATCTGTGTCGCAAACACTGGCACGATCAG
Coding sequences within it:
- the lplT gene encoding lysophospholipid transporter LplT codes for the protein MNRGFYIILAAQFFSALADNALLFAAIALLAGLSAPPWQIPVLQQFFVFSYIVLAPFVGPFADALPKGRVMFVANTVKLAGCGAMLAGLHPLYAYGIVGIGAAMYSPAKYGILTEYLPGNRLVWANGWMEGLTVAAIILGAIVGGLLLAPEFAAQVLALHTPDAGRAIKSAPEIAIAVIVAIYVIAAIFNLYIPRVALDHKLPSKRLTFVLHDFWHCFKQLWRDPLGQVSLAVTTLFWGAGATLRLIVLAWAMLALNFDLEQATQLTAVVAVGIAIGSMIAAKFVNLEKAVRVLPIGIAMGAVVIAMVFVTDWRIAILLLMIIGGIAGFFVVPMNALLQHRGHLLMGAGHSIAVQNFNENLSILLMLGAYALMIRADLAISTIMVLFGLFMSAVMMYLCRKHWHDQD
- a CDS encoding tripartite tricarboxylate transporter substrate binding protein BugD, which encodes MKIRSLLLGLLAAVLTTFAHAQQYPTKVITMVVPFSAGGPTDTVARLVAQAMGSHLKQQIIVENVAGAGGTLGAGRVARAPNDGYTIFLHHIGQATAPALYRKLPYKAIEDFAPIGLVTDVPMTLVARKDFPAKNLKELIAYVKANKDKVTYANAGLGAASHLCGMLFMTAIDTDVTTVPYKGTGPAMNDLLGGQVDFMCDQTTNTTSQIKAGKIKAYAVTTAKRVPSLQDVPTAAEAGLPNFQVGVWHGLYAPKGTPKPVIDKLTEALQVALKDKAVKERFAELGTEPVPAKLATPDALRAHLKSEIDKWAPIIKSAGVFAD
- a CDS encoding tripartite tricarboxylate transporter TctB family protein encodes the protein MPSFIRNPKDFWTALIYIAIGLSAIFLARDYGMGTALRMGPGYFPSVLAGALTLIGIVSLFRSFIRRGEPVGTFALRAMALVLGATLLTGFLVRNAGLAIALPLLVLISSYASIKFRFPSALALAVGLTVFCVLVFVKGLGIPLPVLGAWFGG
- a CDS encoding tripartite tricarboxylate transporter permease, producing the protein MELIGNLGIGLDAALTWTNLMYCFIGVFLGTLIGVLPGLGPTATIAMLLPITFGLPPVSALIMLAGIYYGSQYGGSTTAILVNLPGEAASVVTAIDGYQMARQGNAGKALATAAIGSFFAGTVATFLLAVFAPPLAEIGLKFGPAEYFSLIVLGLVASVVLAHGSLLHAIGMVVFGLLLGLVGTDVNSGMARYTFDLPELADGISFVVVAMGIFGIAEIIRNLEDEKTRAVTVKTITGLMPTKADLKRIAGPILRGTAIGSALGILPGSGSIMGSFAAYSLEKKISKNSAQFGKGAIEGVAAPEAANNAGAQTSFIPMLTLGIPSNPVMALMIGAMIIQGIQPGPSVVTEQPALFWGIIVSMWIGNLFLIVLNLPLIGLWVKIITVPYHLLFPAILVFTAIGVFSLNNREFDIYLMALFGLLGYIFVKLDCEPAPLLLGYILGPMMEEYLRRVLLISRGDPIVFVTRPISAAMLALAVIAMIIVLAPAIRKKREEAFQEDSAG